In Artemia franciscana unplaced genomic scaffold, ASM3288406v1 PGA_scaffold_55, whole genome shotgun sequence, the sequence GGttcagaaaagaagaagaaactctATTCCACAGGTTGTGTTTCCACTATGAAATTGATAATGGTAAGTAAGATTTCTTTTAGTTGTTGTTTCTCTATCAATAAGTTTAGGCTATCTATACCTAAACAAACTCCAAAAATCGAACTGGATAATTCATATTTACACTGGAAACAAACTTGACAAATCAGCCGCTTTAGAACCCAACCAAAGAGAGAATTGCACAACTCTAAAACAGCGTTCCTTAGTGTTTAATGCCATTAATTTTAGTTGGTTTTAGAGTTTCCAGAGAGACATTATTACCACAAAACATCCATTGACAACCTCGAAGTGTATTTGGCAATCAAGCATTCCATACATCAGAGTACCATAAGGTTCAATAGCTCGTTTTATAGGGAGTGTATTAATGTGTATCAATTGTTTCATCGGTGTATTGCTTAAGAACAGTGGCACCAATTCACAAAATGTCGAAAGGGGGAGGGAacaagcttttaaaaatttagttgaaGCAATTTTTTATCTCCTCAATGGAAATGAGAAGAATAAATTGtgatttctaatgaaaataaaaatacgaCATTGTTAGAAACttcgatatttttttcaagtgtaCAAAGCTTTGTCACTGATTTTTTAAATCCATAATTTGGCCCATCCTTTTCAACTCGAAAATAAATGTTCAGGTtataattcgtaagtttttttaattatatttatccCAGTAGTCTCAAGTGTGAACTCTAGATATGATAGTTAAAATCAGAGGTGTCGTAAATTTACCATATTTCGAGTCTGATTCACACGATTCCAAGAATGGTGAATCAACTGCCGTGAATGTATTGATGAATCAATTCTAAGTTTTTGGTTGTGACTCGAGCGCAAATTCTTGATATGTGCTTCTTATTTGAGTCTTTTAATGCTGAAATCGATTCTCGAATTATTGACGACATCATTttggataagaaaaaaaatgttggatttCCTGGAAAATACTACTATTCTAATTTGTCTTAGCCATTAACCACATGGGATAGAAAGTGATTAAGCGTCATTTGTCAGTTTATTTCTGATAAATAACTTAAGTATTGATTTTGGTACTTATAGGCTCTGGATTTCTTGATTAAAACTAGAATCCTTTATAAATTCTTTCGAGATGCATTTTAGATTAAGAAAAATATcactgaatttttgtttttgaaaggtAAAGTGATTTCGTTTGTAATTCGATCGTGCTGAAATGTAAATTCGTGCCGTTCAAATTAGTAACAGAGGGACAGATAACTTTTAGCACTTAAGTTTAGTTTCTTCCCTTTTCGTAGAAGGCTTTTAATTAGTGTAACTTACAGTCACTAAAAccttgaaaaaacatttttattatcaCTGAACTATTGCGTTTACTTGTCACAGACTAAGACCCTTGATTCTTGACACGATTTGATCTTCACAACGTTTTGACATGATTTTGAATCAGACATGATTCTTGCTGATGGACAGTCATTGGGGTCTCCGCATGATGGACAGGCACCGGAGTCTTTGTAAGGTGGACAAGTGGGACTTTCTGATGGATAGACATTGGAGTCTTTGCGAGATAGAAAATCAGAACTTTTTGATGGACAGGCATTGGAGTCTTTGCATAATGGACAGGCAGTGCAGCTAATTCCAAGAGCTCCCAAACAGACGGTACAACACCCACAACAACAGGCAAGCTAAAGTGAAAATAAACTGATTAAAGTAACGTCTTCAGTAATGCTTGCACCGGAGATGTTTTACGTGAGAACGGGACAGAGTGGGTAATTGCaactcattttttttgaaatttggttgtgtttcacaaataaaaacaatgaatagAAAACACTACActaccgtttttttttgtatacagtTTATGTTCTGTTGCACTTTGAATTCCAAATCCGAATTCCCTTTAATTCATTGAAAGTGCAGTTTAAATTTCTGCAAGATATGAAACGAATTTCACACTTCGGCGCTAAAGCTGGTGTATCAGCAAAACTTTCGCATTTATAATTTATGAAATAtgtatacagtttttttttcattctattaGTAAGTCTCCAATATTGGTCAGAATAAAACtcattgagcaaaaaaaaaactgaaacttttctTGTGAGCAAAACATGAATAAGATCCTGTTAGTTTATCTTTGCCTACtggttgt encodes:
- the LOC136042013 gene encoding uncharacterized protein LOC136042013: MIIVLGIIGVVIVVGLLIGLACCCGCCTVCLGALGISCTACPLCKDSNACPSKSSDFLSRKDSNVYPSESPTCPPYKDSGACPSCGDPNDCPSARIMSDSKSCQNVVKIKSCQESRVLVCDK